GCCAGCCCCGACGACCTCCAGCGGCGCGCCGGCGGGCCGCCCGAGGCCACCCGCTCGTGGTTCGGCGAGGGAGGCTCCCGCTGGGGGCTCTCGGCGGCGGACCAGCAGTCGTGGCTGGCCTGGGAGCGCCACCAGCGCGCCACCGGCGCGCTCGGCTGAGCAGGGACGCTCCCTCACCCGACACATCCCCCCGAACTGGAGAAGAGAACATGAGATGTCATCTCGCAGCGGCCCTGCTGCTGTGCGCCGCCGCGCCCGGCGTGGCCCACGCGCAGGCGGCGGCGACGGCCGCCGACTCGGCGGCGATCCGGCAGGTGGCGCTGGACTACGCCGAGGCGTGGTACGCCGGCGACGCCGCCCGGATGGAGCGCGCGCTGCACCCCGAGCTGGCCAAGCGGATGGTGGAGTCGGACGCGCAGGGCCGCAGCACGCTGGACAGGATGACCGCCGCCGAGCTGGTGGAGATCACGCGCCGCGGCGGCGGGACCCGCACCCCCGCCGCCGAGCGCCAGGCCGACGTGCGCATCCTCGACATTTTCGGCAACGCCGCCAGCGTCCGCGCGACCATGCGCGGCTGGGTCGACTACCTGCACGTGGTGCGCTGGAACGGCCGCTGGGTCATCATCGACGCGCTCTGGGAGCAGAAGCCGTAGCCGCAGCCGGGGCGATCCGGCCCCGGATCTCCCCCCGAACGCGGGGCGGGGCGCGGCGTTCCGCGCCCCCTCATCCACTTCAAACGAGGAGCTTCCGATGCGACTGTCGCGGAGGAGGCGGCGCACCGTTCTCTCGGTTCCGAACCGGGCCCGAGCGAAGACCACGGGCACGGCGCGGTTCTGGCTCAGGTGCAGCCGCTGCGGCGGGGAGGCGGAGTTCCGCCACGCGGGGCGCTGCCCGTGCGGCGGGTCGCTCCTGGTGGAGTACGACCTGGACCGCGTGGCGCGCACGCTCAGGCCGGACGTCCTCCCCTCGCGCCCCGGCTCGCTCTGGCGCTTCCGGGAGCTTCTTCC
The DNA window shown above is from Longimicrobium sp. and carries:
- a CDS encoding nuclear transport factor 2 family protein encodes the protein MRCHLAAALLLCAAAPGVAHAQAAATAADSAAIRQVALDYAEAWYAGDAARMERALHPELAKRMVESDAQGRSTLDRMTAAELVEITRRGGGTRTPAAERQADVRILDIFGNAASVRATMRGWVDYLHVVRWNGRWVIIDALWEQKP